In Falsibacillus albus, a single window of DNA contains:
- a CDS encoding NfeD family protein, which yields MRTLKYFFAMTAFLILAGVLPQHGLSKTDNKGVYVIPIEGEIEKGLTSFLTRAIHEAETNHADLIIFDIDTPGGSVESASEIGKLIKGTAVKKTIAFVDSRALSAGSYISLNANEIYMVPNATMGASAIIDQKGNAAGKKAESYWRAAMKSAAEQNGRNPLYAVAMADESVDLPKYDAGKGELLTLTAQQAEEVKYSEGTVKNLDGLLKEVGFANAKVHHVDVSFAEKFARFLTNPIVVPILLTVASLGLVIELYSPGFGIPGTMGIVSLVLFFYGHLVAGLAGYESIVLFIIGIVLIVLEFFLPGAVAGILGIAAVLGSLFLASGNVKYMGISILIAITITIIGMVVMVKVFGKKMKLFKKIILSDSTNTESGYVSNVNRLELIGRIGLTKTPLRPSGTIMIDDERIDAVSEGGYIGKDVSVIVMKVEGSRIIVRETLQKESPASRDG from the coding sequence GGACTCTTAAATATTTCTTTGCCATGACTGCGTTTCTGATTCTAGCTGGGGTACTTCCGCAGCATGGTCTTAGTAAAACGGACAATAAAGGAGTCTATGTCATACCGATTGAAGGCGAAATTGAAAAAGGATTGACCTCTTTTCTGACAAGGGCGATCCATGAGGCTGAAACCAATCACGCTGATCTCATTATTTTTGATATCGATACACCAGGCGGATCTGTAGAGTCGGCATCGGAAATTGGTAAATTGATTAAAGGCACAGCCGTGAAAAAAACCATTGCATTTGTAGATTCAAGGGCATTGTCTGCCGGTTCTTATATTTCACTGAACGCCAATGAAATATATATGGTCCCAAACGCGACAATGGGCGCATCAGCCATCATCGATCAAAAAGGCAACGCAGCCGGAAAAAAAGCAGAAAGCTATTGGAGGGCTGCAATGAAAAGTGCAGCAGAGCAAAACGGAAGAAATCCTTTGTATGCGGTGGCAATGGCGGATGAAAGTGTTGATTTGCCTAAATATGATGCGGGTAAGGGGGAGCTTTTGACCCTTACGGCCCAGCAGGCAGAAGAGGTGAAGTATTCCGAGGGGACCGTCAAGAATCTGGATGGACTGCTTAAGGAAGTTGGTTTTGCTAATGCAAAAGTTCACCATGTAGACGTAAGCTTTGCCGAAAAATTCGCCCGTTTTTTAACTAATCCGATTGTCGTCCCCATTCTTTTAACTGTTGCAAGCCTTGGTCTTGTCATTGAATTATACTCTCCTGGATTTGGGATTCCAGGTACGATGGGGATTGTATCCTTGGTGCTGTTTTTCTATGGGCATCTGGTAGCGGGACTTGCAGGATACGAATCGATCGTCTTGTTTATCATAGGAATCGTTCTCATTGTACTCGAATTTTTCCTTCCAGGTGCCGTTGCGGGGATATTGGGCATCGCGGCAGTGCTTGGAAGCTTATTTTTAGCATCTGGGAATGTGAAATATATGGGTATATCAATTTTGATAGCAATCACGATTACGATTATCGGAATGGTTGTGATGGTCAAAGTGTTTGGGAAAAAAATGAAGCTCTTCAAGAAAATCATTCTCTCGGATTCCACGAATACAGAAAGCGGATATGTTTCCAATGTCAATCGACTTGAACTGATCGGCCGCATCGGATTAACAAAAACACCTTTGCGTCCTTCCGGAACGATCATGATCGATGATGAAAGGATCGATGCAGTGAGTGAGGGCGGCTATATCGGCAAAGATGTCAGTGTAATCGTCATGAAAGTAGAAGGATCTCGGATAATCGTTAGAGAAACATTACAAAAAGAATCGCCCGCATCCCGTGATGGGTAA